The DNA region AGAGGGCCAGATCGAATCAAAGGCGCCAGATAGGTTCAGTATTTTGCGAAGGCTGTGCTGAAAGGCTTGTATATTGCGGCCGGCGCCAAACATGAAAATATTGCCGTCTTGAATGGTATCACCTGAAATGAGCATACGCTTTTTCCGTTCTAAGAGCATGATGCTTCCGGGGGTATGTCCGGGGGTCAAAAGCACCTCGAATTGCCAGTGTCCTAAATCAATAATATCTCCCTCCCAAAGAGGAGCGATATCTGGCAGATGGCAGCCCTGGGGCAAGGTGCTTTGATAGCGCTCCATTTCGGAAGGATGCATATACAGAGAGCTAAAATCTTGATTACAGCCGGTATGGTCTTTATCGGCATGGGTGTTCACTAAAAATACGGGCAGATCCGTTAGTTCTTTGACCATACTGCGCAGGGGCAGAGTGCCAAATCCGCTATCAACGAGCATGGCAGAGGCTTCTCCCTCAAATAAAAAAGAACGGACGCCGTTTTCTTCGAAGATCCAGAAATGATCAGAAATTTTAATTGTGTGGTTCATTGGTTGCCTCCAGAAAATTTGATTGCTTTCATTATAAATCGGAAGCATAGATTTTTCAACTCAGGCATGCATGCAGAATCGGAAAATGATGGAAAGGAAAATCTCAGAAAAGTGCTTGACAACTCACTATAAGCAGACTATAATATCAAAGTGCGACTAAAAGAGTCGTTAGTGCTGTAGTGGAATTTAATCCACTAGCCCCGGATTCCAATTTCAGACTACGGCAAATAGACAAGGAGTGTAAAGTTTCATGAAGACTTATATGCCGAGCGGTAAGAATATCGAGAGAAAATGGTATGTAGTTGATGCAGAAGGACAGACCCTTGGTCGTCTTGCTTCTCAGATTGCCGCAATTCTTAGAGGAAAAAACAAACCAGAATTTACTCCCTTCTTGGATATGGGAGATTATGTCATTGTTGTGAATGCCGAGAAAATTCATTTAACCGGTAAGAAATTGGAAAACAAGATTTACAGCACCCATACAGGACAGCCTGGTGGTTTGCGTGAAATGAGCTATAAGCAGCTGCTGCAGAGCAAGCCTGAGCTTGCGGTTAAAACAGCTGTCAAAGGTATGTTACCCAAGAATTCATTAGGCCGTGATATGATTAAGAAGCTGAAGGTTTACAGTGGTCCTGAGCATGGTCATCAGGCGCAGCAACCCGAAGTACTCAACATTCAGGCATAAGGAAAGAAAGGAGACATAAATCATGGCTGTTACACAGTATTATGGTACTGGCAGAAGAAAATCCAGCGTTGCACGTGTATACCTGAGACCCGGTACCGGTAAAATTACCGTTAATAAAAGAGATTTAGATCAGTATTTCGGCCTTGAGACCTTGAAGACAATCGTTCGTCAGCCTCTGACCCTTACTGAGAATGTAGATAAGTTTGATGTATATGTAAATGTAGCCGGCGGCGGACTGACAGGTCAGGCCGGTGCCATTAAACATGGCATTGCTCGCGCCCTTTTGAATGTGGATCCGGAGCTTCGTGCCGCTTTAAAGAAAGCTGGTTATTTGACTCGTGACCCCAGAATGAAAGAAAGAAAGAAATATGGTTTGAAGGCTGCTCGTCGTGCACCGCAGTTCTCCAAACGATAATCGTAGAGTGCAATGTATTAAACCCCCCGAAAGCCTTGAGTTTTCGGGGGTTTTTGATTGTTATGATGAGAAAAGAAGTGTGATTTTAGAAGGATAAAAGCTGTACGGAATCGTTGTAACAAAAAAGCTGCGAGGAGTTGAAGTTCGCAGCTTTTTTTCCGTGATCAGTGCTGATATTAGCAGTAGAATAGGTTTGTAAACAGGGAAGACAAATGAAAAGACGCATACAGCAAATTTTAATAAGAAGATTCCCCCTTTCCAATTGAAGGGATACTTATAGGCCAAGAGGCCGCGTCTTGTGTGAGAAATAAAGATGCGAACAGCAATTTCTATCACTGCTATTGCCCATTAAGGGGCGACTGCCGATAGGCAGCATATGGCCCGGTGAGATTCCGAGCTAGCAAGAAAAGCATCTTGGCTCACATCCCTGTTTCAAGTGACGCTTTGTTTTTAATCTATTTAGAAAAGGAGAAAATTATGCTGAATTACATTAAAGCGGAAAGCAATAGGACTACGACTGAAAATGGTGCCGCCGCATATGCAACAAGCGGCTCTGAATGTCTGGATCTGTTTGCCACCATTGGTGCGCTCAGACATGAGAGCGAGAAAAAAATCGTAGTTCGTTTTGTGCGTGCATATGCTGAAAATGCTGATATGGCAATGAAGATCCTTTTCTTTGCGCGGGATATTAGAGGAGGGCTTGGTGAGAGACGCGTGTTTCGTACGATTTTTGCCTGGCTTGCTCAAAACGAGTCTGCTGTCGTTAGGAAAAATATGGAATACGTGGCAGAGTTTGGGCGTTTTGATGATTTGCTTGCGCTTATGGATACGCCTTGCGAGAAAGAAATGCTTGAATTTCTAAAAAAGCAGTTTGTGCAGGATATGATATGTCTTGAGCGGGGGGAAACTGTTTCTTTGCTTGGTAAGTGGCTTCCCTCTGTCAATGCGTCAAATCAGCAAACGGTGCAGCAGGCAAAAAGAATTGCAAAAGCATTTAACATGAAGCAGGCGGCCTATAGAAAAGCCGTGGTAGCTCTTCGAGCTCAGATTCAGATCATTGAAAATCATCTTCGGAAAAGGGAGTATTCTTTCGAATATGAAAAACAGCCCTCTAGAGCGCTTTACAAGTATAGAAAGGCATTTATGAGAAACGATAAAGAAAGATACAGTGCGTTTCTTTCTCAAACTATCTCAGGAAATGTTAAATTGCATGCAGATCACGTGTGTCCTTACGAATTGGTAGAGCCCTATTTGACGCCTGAGTGGTGGAGGCAGAAATCTTTTATGAAAGATATCTCTTCAGATGAAAAAGCGGCGCTCAATGTAACATGGGAGGCGATTCCTGATTTTGCAGGAGATGAAAACGCGATTGCAGTCATTGATACCTCTGGTTCTATGTACTGCGATGCAAAACCGATTCCGGCAGCAGTTGCGCTCTCTCTTGGGCTGTATTTTGCAGACCATAACAAAGGGGTGTTTAAAAATCATTTCATTCAATTCTCAAAGAGACCACAGCTGATTGAGATTAAAGGGGAAACTTTTGTTGACCGTCTTCGGTACATAACAACCTTTAATGAAATTGCGAATACAAATTTGGAGGCAGTGTTTGATTTGCTTTTAAAAGCAGCGGTCGACCATCATGTAAGACAAAACGAGATGCCGGCAAAGCTGATTATCATTTCGGATATGGAGTTTGATTCCTGTGTTTGCAATGTTTCTGAGACGAATTTGAATCAGGCAAAGCAGCAGTATCAAGCCCATGGCTATCAGCTTCCGGAGATTGTTTTCTGGAATGTTGCCAGCAGAAATCGTCAGCAGCCGGTTACGATGAATGAACAGGGCGTTGCATTGGTTTCCGGAGCAACACCGAGAATTTTTTCTATGGTCGTTGGTGGCAAATTATCTCCTTACGCATTTATGCTGGAGGTACTGGAAGGGGAGCGCTATGCGAAAATAGCCGCATAGCGCCGGTGTGAATATTTCTGAGGAGACAGAGAGATGAGGTATAGATTGTTTTTGTACAGCTCTGTCGAGATGACAGGAGATCCGCTGGCCGCTGAAGCGATTGATTGGCTGCAGGATTTTGATATAGAAGAAGTCAGGAGACAGATAGAATCAATTCTTAAGGATAGATGCAGGGTCAATATATGGGAAATTCCTGCGAGGAAAAGCCAGAGGAGGATTTTGGCAATCGCAACTTCGTATTTGCGCATTCATGAAGTTTTACCATGGCTGTATGCAATTACTATGGAGAATGGACTTGTATTATATGATGCGGAGATAAAAAAGTCTTATCTAAAAGAGCTGGTAGATTATGAATTTATTTCTTTTAAGCGAAGAGAACAAGAAATGAAAAATATTATTCTTAAAGAAGTCAGAGCGCTCTGGAAGATTAAAAAAATTTTTACAGCTGAAAGTGCACAAGATAAGAGCAGTGCTTTTGTGGTAACGCTGAAAAAAGAGGCAAAGGTCTCTTTTGCAGAAAGAACAAAGCAGTTTTATGAATGTTTGAAAGGTCACTTATTAGCTGACGAAAATCTGAGCTATGAAAATAACTGCTTTGTTATTGCAAAGGGGGCGTATTCTATTATCTATTGCTTAGAAGGTTATAAAAAGCATGCGAATCAAAGAGGATATGTAAGAGATGGCCGTATCTGTACCTCCCTGCTGCATAGAATGGGCACGGAAGAGGCCTTTAAATGGTTAAAAGGGTGTTCAGAGACGGAGATAAAGGAGATCAATCAATATATGCATTTTCAAGAAATGAAGGAGGACTATCCTGATCCATCTGATCGCTTTGCAGCTAGTATTCGTACTGCTAAAAAAAAGAAGAAAAATGTTAAGAGACTTTAGGCTTAATAAAGAAATTTAAGTTTCCCTGCTTTTCATATGATAAAAACTAGGCAAGCTCCTTCAAAGCGCTGCATAAACTAGAAAGAATAAAAAAGAAATACAGCGCTATGGTGTATTTCCGAAGGGAGAAGCTATGATCATTCATATCGTAGAGCAAGGCGAGACAATCTGGAGTATCGCTGCCAGATATCAGATATCACCACAGCGAATTATCAGTGATAATGGACTAGAAAATACACGCAATCTGGTCATCGGGCAGGCACTGGTTATCTTGCAGCCGGAAGTCATACATACCGTGCAAAGGGGAGAAACCCTTACATCTATTGCGCAAATGTACGGCACAACCGAGATGGAGCTGATTCAGAATAATCCAGTGCTTGTCAGCAGTCCTTATCTGCGGGCCGGAGAGCAGCTGGTCATTCGGTTCCAGGGCGAAAAGGGCCGTGAGCTAACGGTCAATGGATATGCCTATCCGCATATCAATCGCAGCGTGCTGTATAGGGCGCTGCCATATCTAACCTATCTGACCATTTTTGGATATGGATTTACTATGGAGGGAATTTTAATCCCTACGCCTGATGAAGAGCTGATTCAGATTGCCAGACAATTTCAGGTCGGCCCAGTCATGCTCATTTCTTCAATCACCGAGGATGGCAATTTCAGCAGCGAAAGAGCCAGTCAGCTTTTTCAAAACGCAGAGCTGCAAAACAGGGTGCTCGATGCGGTCATAGAGACCATGCAGCAGAAGGGGTATATCGGACTAGATATTGATTTTGAATTTATTGAAGCCGAGGATGAAGAGGCCTATTTGGCCTTTTTAGAGAACGCGGCGGCCAGACTGCATGCGGAAGGCTATTTTATGAATGCAGATCTTGCACCGAAAACTTCATCTTCGCAGGCAGGCTTGTTATATGAAGCCCATAATTATGCGGCAGTAGGAGCAATTGCCGACACGGTTCTGGTGATGACATATGAGTGGGGATACACCTATGGGCCGCCAATGGCAGTCGCACCCTTAAACAAAGTCCGAGAGGTATTAAACTATGCGGTGACCGAAATTCCGCCTGAAAAGATCCTGATGGGAATTCCCAATTATGGATACGACTGGCCGCTTCCGTTTGAAAAAGGAACAACGCGAGCGGAAACGATCGGCAATCAGCAGGCCATCGAAATTGCAGCGCGCTACGGCAGTACAATTCAGTATGATACGCTTTCGGCCTCCCCTCATTTTGAATATTATGCCCCAACGGGGATCAAGCATGTGGTATGGTTTGAGGATGCCCGCAGCATTCAGGCAAAGCTGCAGCTTTTAGAAGAACTGCAGCTCCTTGGCGCTGGCTATTGGAACGTGATGCGGCCCTTTGCGCAAAACTGGGCCGTGCTAAACGCCATGCACAGAATTCGCAAAATCACTTAACCAGAGCAGCAATCAGGCAGTCCACATCCTCCTCGGCAGTAGCCCAGCTGGTACAAAAGCGGACAGCGCTATGCGCATCATCCATTCGCTGCTGATATTCAAAAGCAAAATTCGGGGCCAGAGCCTCTAATACGGTATCCGGCAGAATCACAAATTGCTGATTCGTCGGGCTGTCAATCAAAAACTCATATCCAGCCCGTTCACAGGCCGATTTCAGCTTCATTGCCAGCGAAACAGCATGGCGCCCCAGTTCAAAATAAAGGCCATCCCGCAGCAGCTCCTCAAATTGCAGCCCAAGAAGCCGGCCCTTAGCCAGCATTCCGCCCCGCTGCTTGATCAGATAGCGAAAATCTGACTGCAGAGCCGGATGCAGAATCACGGCGGCCTCGCCAAACAGGGCACCCACTTTGGTGCCGCCAATATAAAATACATCACACAGAGAGGCCAGATCCGGCAGCGTCAGATCATTAGAGGCAGCGGCAAAGCCGTAAGCAAGGCGCGCGCCATCCATAAACAGATATAATCCATGGGCAGAACAAACCTCGTGCAGCGCGGTGAGTTCTGCCTTTTGATAAATGGTGCCAAGTTCAGTGGGATTAGAGATATAGACCATTTTAGGTTGCACCGTATGTTCAAAGGCAGAGCTGGCATAATGCGCATTCACAGCGGCCTCAACGGCAGCTGCAGAAATTTTTCCATTTTCAGAGGGAAGGGCCAGCACCTTATGTCCGCAGGCTTCAATAGAGCCCGTTTCATGCACATGGATATGGCCGGTATCTGCGCACAGCACCCCTTGATGCGGCCGCAGCGCGGCTGCTATTACGGTAAGGTTGGTCTGCGTGCCGCCCACCAGAAAATGCACGGCAGCCTCCGGGGCATGGCAGAGACCGCGAATGGTTTCCGCCGCTTGGCGGCAATACGGATCCTCACCATAGCCAGGCGTTTGCTCCATGTTGGTAGACACTAATTTGGCGAGCAGCCGCGGATGGGCGCCCTCGCAGTAATCGCTGTTGAATCGAATCATAACGGCCTCCGTTTAATATACGATTTTGTCAAGAATACCGCTCAGACAGGCGATGGCGATCCCATAGTTGCACATGGGAACCTGCTGCGCAGCGGCCTGTTCTAGGCGGTTTAATACATAGCGGCGGTTGAACATACAGGCGCCGCAGTGAATGATGAGGTCATAGGAAGAAAGATCGGCAGGGAAATCGGTGCCGCGGACAAAGTCGATGGCAAGGGCTTCGCCAATGCGCTGGCGCAGGAGCTTGGGGATTTTGACCCGGCCGATGTCCTCGGTGAGAGGCGCATGCGTACAGGCTTCTGCAATGAGTACGCGTGAATTTGGCGTGAGCTGCTCAATCGCGGCAGCGCCGGCAACAAATTGCTGGATATCGCCCTTATAACGGGCGAAGAGGACGGAAAAAGAGGTAAGCAGGCTTGCGGCAGGCTTATGGGCGTATACAAAAGCGAAGGCCTGCGAATCGGTGATGATGAGCTTGGGAGGCTCTGCTAATGAGGCAAGCGCCTGCTCCATGGTGGCGGTGGTGCAGCTGATGATGATGCAGTCATGATCCAGCAGATCGCGCGTGGTCTGCACCTGCGGCAGGATGAGGCGGCCCTTGGGCGCCTGCAGATCCTGCGGCATCACAAGCAGGACCGTATCGCCGGGCTGCACCAGATGAGCCGTGATGGATTCAGCCTGATAATCCTCTGGCAGCAGGCGCAGCAGCCGTTCCTTTAAGGCGGCAAGGCCGTCGCCCGTGGAGGCGCTGACCAATACAGGTTTCTCGTGGCAAAGCGTCTCAATCTGCGCGCTGAGCGAAGCACAGTCGGAGCGGACATCTGACTTATTGATGACAGGGATCACCGGGATTTTTTTGGCCTTCAGCTGCTCCAGCCAGCTCAGCTCCTGGGCTGACGCCTCAGAAAAAAGAAGCAGTGCAATATCGGTACGCTGCAGTGCCTCCTGCGTTTTTTGTACGCGCATAGCGCCAAGCGCGCCCTCATCATCAAATCCGGCCGTATCGATCCAGACCACAGGGCCAACGCCGTGCAGTTCCATAGATTTATAGACGGGGTCGGTCGTCGTGCCCGCTATGTCAGACACAACGGCAAAGGCTTGACCGGTAAGTGCATTTAAAAGAGAAGATTTTCCGCTGTTTCGAGGGCCGAAAATGCCGATATGCAGGCGGTTGGCCCGCGGTGTATTTTGTAAGCTCATAGTATTCCTCCATTCCGAAGCGCTTTAGCGCATGACAAAAGTCATAAAACCTTTATCATTGTAACGCAATTTCGGCGCAGAGTCTAGCAATAAATTTGTTGAAAGTTGCCGCTATGGGCTGTACTTTCAGGCTGTTTATGTGATACAATGGACAGAAGACGGAAAAGTGAGGAGGAATCCTAAGTGCTCAGGGGATTGGGCAGAAAAGGGTGATGTCTTGAAATACGGCACCCAATTTTCTGACGGGAAAAAGAAATATGAAAATTGCAATCATCAGTTTTTGGCATGTACACGCCCGCAGCTATGTACAGGAAGCGCTTACGATACCAGGCGTGGAGATCGCGGCCGTGTGGGATGAGGATCCGCAAAGGGGACGGAAATGGGCGCAGGAGCTGGCGTGTCCATACGAAAAGGATTATGCTGCTATTTTAGAAAATGAAGAAATCGAAGGGGTCCTGCTGTGTGCGCCTACGGCCATGCATGCAGAGCTGTTGCTGCAGGCAGCGCAGGCCGGCAAGCATATCTTTACTGAAAAGGTGCTCACCCTCACGCTGGCGCAGGCACAGGCAGTGCAGCGCGCTGTGAGGGAAAATCAAGTTCGTTTTGCCATTTCCTTTCCGCATAAAACGCGGCGGGATCTGCTATTTGTAAAAAAACTAGTTGAGGACGGAGCGCTTGGCCGGCTTACCTATGCCAGAGTGCATAACTGTCATAATGGCAGCAGCGCCGACTGGCTCCCGGCCTCCTTTTATGATCCGGCGCAGAGCGGCGGCGGCGCCATGATCGATCTGGGCGCGCATGGGCTTTATCTGCTGCCCTGGTTTTTAGGCGAGGCGCAGACGGTGCAGTCCACTTTTACACAGGCAGAAAGCCGCGGCGTGGAGGACAATGCGGTCAGCGTATTCACGTTTGCGCAGGGCGCGATCGGCGTGGCCGAAACGGGATTTGTCCAGCGCTATGACCCCATGACAGTGGAGGTGGTGGGGACAGAAGGCGCTGTATTCGTCCGTGCGGGCGAAGCTGTCCGGCTCTGCAATGCTGCCACTGACGGCAAATGGTGCAGCATAGAGGAGGATCAGCTGCCGAAGGGGCTTCCCAGCGCATTGCAGCAATGGGTCAATGCAGTTGAGCTGCATATGGGGACTCTTTGCGATATTGAGGAGGCAGTCTCGCTCACACGGCTGATGGAGGCAGCGTATCGCTCCGCGCAGCTGGGGCAGGCTGTGAAGCTATAAGAAAGGATGTATATATGAGAAAGTTAATCGGTGATAAAGCATTTTATAAGATGGTACTGCTGGTAGCCATCCCTATTATGGTGCAAAATGGAATTACCAATTTTGTCAGTCTGCTGGATAATATCATGGTAGGGCGCGTGGGCACGGCACAGATGTCAGGTGTGGCCATTGCCAATCAGCTGCTGTTTGTTTTTAATCTGGCAATTTTTGGCGCCATTTCAGGAGCCGGCATCTTTGCGGCGCAGTTTTTTGGCTCGGGCGATCATGAAGGCGTTCGTTTTACAATGCGCTATAAGCTGATTATCTGCGTTATTTTGCTGGCTATATGCTATGTGCTGATCTGGTTTAAGGGAGAGGAGCTGATTGCGCTCTTTTTAAATGATGCGGATGCTGGCGATGACATTGCGCTTACGCTGCGAGAGGGGAAAAAATATATGCATACCATGCTGGTTGGCCTGGTTCCCTTTATCTTCTCCCAGTGCTATGCTTCAACGCTAAGAGAGACAGGGGAGACCGTACTGCCGATGAAGGCTGGCATCACAGCGGTGTTTGTGAATTTGGCACTGAATTATGTGCTGATTTTTGGCCATTTCGGCATGCCGGCCATGGGCGTGCAGGGAGCGGCTGTGGCTACCGTCATTTCCCGGTTTGTGGAGACGGCAATGATCATGCTGGTTGTGCACAGAAATCAGGATCAATATCGGTTTGCCGAGGGGCTGTACCGCTCGCTTCGTATTCCTAAAACACTGGTAAAGGCGATCACCATCAAAGGAACGCCGCTGATGCTCAATGAGCTGCTTTGGTCAATGGGAATGTCGGTCATCATGCAGAGCTACTCGCTGCGCGGGCTGAGCGCCATTGCTTCGCTTAATATCAATAGTACCGTATTTAATCTATTCAGCACGGTATATTTTGCAATGGGTTCGGCTATCTCTATTATTATAGGGCAGCAGCTGGGAGCCGGCGAGACGGAAAAGGCCAGAGATACGGATGCCAAGCTTATTTTCTTTGCGGTGGCGCTGAGTGCAGCGGTGGGAGTGATTGCCATTGCGGCTGCGCCTCTGATTCCCCAGATCTATAACACCA from Lachnospiraceae bacterium includes:
- a CDS encoding MBL fold metallo-hydrolase encodes the protein MNHTIKISDHFWIFEENGVRSFLFEGEASAMLVDSGFGTLPLRSMVKELTDLPVFLVNTHADKDHTGCNQDFSSLYMHPSEMERYQSTLPQGCHLPDIAPLWEGDIIDLGHWQFEVLLTPGHTPGSIMLLERKKRMLISGDTIQDGNIFMFGAGRNIQAFQHSLRKILNLSGAFDSIWPSHGTYPVTPDIIPGILQGSQDMLAGKLPQQEPPRPMPCKKYTCSAASFLY
- the rplM gene encoding 50S ribosomal protein L13; this translates as MKTYMPSGKNIERKWYVVDAEGQTLGRLASQIAAILRGKNKPEFTPFLDMGDYVIVVNAEKIHLTGKKLENKIYSTHTGQPGGLREMSYKQLLQSKPELAVKTAVKGMLPKNSLGRDMIKKLKVYSGPEHGHQAQQPEVLNIQA
- the rpsI gene encoding 30S ribosomal protein S9; this translates as MAVTQYYGTGRRKSSVARVYLRPGTGKITVNKRDLDQYFGLETLKTIVRQPLTLTENVDKFDVYVNVAGGGLTGQAGAIKHGIARALLNVDPELRAALKKAGYLTRDPRMKERKKYGLKAARRAPQFSKR
- a CDS encoding DUF2828 family protein; the encoded protein is MMLNYIKAESNRTTTENGAAAYATSGSECLDLFATIGALRHESEKKIVVRFVRAYAENADMAMKILFFARDIRGGLGERRVFRTIFAWLAQNESAVVRKNMEYVAEFGRFDDLLALMDTPCEKEMLEFLKKQFVQDMICLERGETVSLLGKWLPSVNASNQQTVQQAKRIAKAFNMKQAAYRKAVVALRAQIQIIENHLRKREYSFEYEKQPSRALYKYRKAFMRNDKERYSAFLSQTISGNVKLHADHVCPYELVEPYLTPEWWRQKSFMKDISSDEKAALNVTWEAIPDFAGDENAIAVIDTSGSMYCDAKPIPAAVALSLGLYFADHNKGVFKNHFIQFSKRPQLIEIKGETFVDRLRYITTFNEIANTNLEAVFDLLLKAAVDHHVRQNEMPAKLIIISDMEFDSCVCNVSETNLNQAKQQYQAHGYQLPEIVFWNVASRNRQQPVTMNEQGVALVSGATPRIFSMVVGGKLSPYAFMLEVLEGERYAKIAA
- a CDS encoding LysM peptidoglycan-binding domain-containing protein, which encodes MIIHIVEQGETIWSIAARYQISPQRIISDNGLENTRNLVIGQALVILQPEVIHTVQRGETLTSIAQMYGTTEMELIQNNPVLVSSPYLRAGEQLVIRFQGEKGRELTVNGYAYPHINRSVLYRALPYLTYLTIFGYGFTMEGILIPTPDEELIQIARQFQVGPVMLISSITEDGNFSSERASQLFQNAELQNRVLDAVIETMQQKGYIGLDIDFEFIEAEDEEAYLAFLENAAARLHAEGYFMNADLAPKTSSSQAGLLYEAHNYAAVGAIADTVLVMTYEWGYTYGPPMAVAPLNKVREVLNYAVTEIPPEKILMGIPNYGYDWPLPFEKGTTRAETIGNQQAIEIAARYGSTIQYDTLSASPHFEYYAPTGIKHVVWFEDARSIQAKLQLLEELQLLGAGYWNVMRPFAQNWAVLNAMHRIRKIT
- a CDS encoding aminotransferase class I/II-fold pyridoxal phosphate-dependent enzyme: MIRFNSDYCEGAHPRLLAKLVSTNMEQTPGYGEDPYCRQAAETIRGLCHAPEAAVHFLVGGTQTNLTVIAAALRPHQGVLCADTGHIHVHETGSIEACGHKVLALPSENGKISAAAVEAAVNAHYASSAFEHTVQPKMVYISNPTELGTIYQKAELTALHEVCSAHGLYLFMDGARLAYGFAAASNDLTLPDLASLCDVFYIGGTKVGALFGEAAVILHPALQSDFRYLIKQRGGMLAKGRLLGLQFEELLRDGLYFELGRHAVSLAMKLKSACERAGYEFLIDSPTNQQFVILPDTVLEALAPNFAFEYQQRMDDAHSAVRFCTSWATAEEDVDCLIAALVK
- the hydF gene encoding [FeFe] hydrogenase H-cluster maturation GTPase HydF, whose protein sequence is MSLQNTPRANRLHIGIFGPRNSGKSSLLNALTGQAFAVVSDIAGTTTDPVYKSMELHGVGPVVWIDTAGFDDEGALGAMRVQKTQEALQRTDIALLLFSEASAQELSWLEQLKAKKIPVIPVINKSDVRSDCASLSAQIETLCHEKPVLVSASTGDGLAALKERLLRLLPEDYQAESITAHLVQPGDTVLLVMPQDLQAPKGRLILPQVQTTRDLLDHDCIIISCTTATMEQALASLAEPPKLIITDSQAFAFVYAHKPAASLLTSFSVLFARYKGDIQQFVAGAAAIEQLTPNSRVLIAEACTHAPLTEDIGRVKIPKLLRQRIGEALAIDFVRGTDFPADLSSYDLIIHCGACMFNRRYVLNRLEQAAAQQVPMCNYGIAIACLSGILDKIVY
- a CDS encoding Gfo/Idh/MocA family oxidoreductase, translated to MKIAIISFWHVHARSYVQEALTIPGVEIAAVWDEDPQRGRKWAQELACPYEKDYAAILENEEIEGVLLCAPTAMHAELLLQAAQAGKHIFTEKVLTLTLAQAQAVQRAVRENQVRFAISFPHKTRRDLLFVKKLVEDGALGRLTYARVHNCHNGSSADWLPASFYDPAQSGGGAMIDLGAHGLYLLPWFLGEAQTVQSTFTQAESRGVEDNAVSVFTFAQGAIGVAETGFVQRYDPMTVEVVGTEGAVFVRAGEAVRLCNAATDGKWCSIEEDQLPKGLPSALQQWVNAVELHMGTLCDIEEAVSLTRLMEAAYRSAQLGQAVKL
- a CDS encoding MATE family efflux transporter is translated as MRKLIGDKAFYKMVLLVAIPIMVQNGITNFVSLLDNIMVGRVGTAQMSGVAIANQLLFVFNLAIFGAISGAGIFAAQFFGSGDHEGVRFTMRYKLIICVILLAICYVLIWFKGEELIALFLNDADAGDDIALTLREGKKYMHTMLVGLVPFIFSQCYASTLRETGETVLPMKAGITAVFVNLALNYVLIFGHFGMPAMGVQGAAVATVISRFVETAMIMLVVHRNQDQYRFAEGLYRSLRIPKTLVKAITIKGTPLMLNELLWSMGMSVIMQSYSLRGLSAIASLNINSTVFNLFSTVYFAMGSAISIIIGQQLGAGETEKARDTDAKLIFFAVALSAAVGVIAIAAAPLIPQIYNTTEEVRDLATQLIQVSALCMPLGCFVQTSYFTLRSGGKTVVTFLFDCVYVWVITIPTAFILARFTALPIVPLYLVVQLMDIIKAVVGFILVKKGVWVHNIVAAAKEEAV